The Rhodobacter sp. CZR27 genome includes a window with the following:
- a CDS encoding NUDIX hydrolase, which yields MIRRYGEAVQAGRRYRRRPGVYAVLLKGSEILTTFQEQPVPEFQLPGGGIDPGEHPVTALHREVREETGWRIGALRQIGAFRRFTYMPEYDLWAEKLCTIYVARPVRPLGPPTEPGHHAVWLPVEEALLRLGNAGDRAMLAQALR from the coding sequence ATGATCAGGCGGTATGGCGAGGCGGTGCAGGCGGGCCGGCGCTACCGGCGGCGGCCGGGGGTCTATGCGGTGCTGCTGAAGGGCAGCGAGATCCTGACGACCTTCCAGGAACAGCCGGTGCCCGAGTTCCAGCTTCCCGGCGGCGGGATCGACCCGGGCGAGCATCCGGTGACGGCGCTGCACCGCGAGGTGCGGGAGGAGACCGGCTGGAGGATCGGCGCGCTCCGCCAGATCGGCGCCTTCCGGCGGTTCACCTACATGCCCGAATACGACCTGTGGGCAGAGAAGCTCTGCACGATCTATGTCGCCCGGCCCGTCCGCCCGCTGGGTCCGCCCACCGAACCGGGTCATCATGCCGTCTGGCTCCCGGTCGAGGAGGCGCTGCTGCGGCTGGGCAATGCCGGCGACCGGGCGATGCTGGCGCAAGCGCTCCGCTGA
- a CDS encoding CoA pyrophosphatase, with protein sequence MPEGLRRALECGGAASSDHDLNPEIVLPPDRRLRAAAVLVPVWLREGGARVILTKRASHLAHHPGQIAFPGGKIDAGDKSPEHAALREAREEIGLPSAQVELLGRLPLHETVTGYTVVPVLAMVRGDFVPLPEEGEVEEAFTVPLAHLMDLSRYRVERRLWRGGWRRYYVVPYGPYYIWGATARILRGLAERMQA encoded by the coding sequence ATGCCTGAGGGGCTGCGCCGCGCGCTGGAATGCGGCGGCGCCGCCTCCTCGGACCATGACCTGAACCCCGAGATCGTGCTGCCGCCCGACCGCCGCCTCAGGGCGGCGGCCGTGCTGGTGCCGGTCTGGCTGCGCGAGGGCGGGGCGCGGGTGATCCTGACCAAGCGCGCCTCGCATCTGGCCCATCATCCCGGCCAGATCGCGTTTCCGGGCGGCAAGATCGACGCCGGCGACAAAAGTCCCGAACATGCCGCCCTGCGCGAGGCGCGGGAAGAGATCGGGCTGCCCTCGGCGCAGGTGGAACTGCTCGGCCGCCTGCCGCTGCACGAGACGGTGACCGGCTACACGGTGGTTCCGGTGCTGGCCATGGTTCGGGGCGACTTCGTTCCCCTTCCGGAGGAGGGCGAGGTCGAGGAAGCCTTCACCGTGCCGCTGGCGCATCTGATGGACCTGTCGCGCTATCGCGTGGAGCGTCGCCTCTGGCGGGGCGGCTGGCGCAGGTATTACGTCGTGCCCTACGGCCCCTACTACATATGGGGAGCAACCGCCCGCATCCTGCGCGGGCTGGCGGAGCGGATGCAGGCATGA
- a CDS encoding ABC transporter ATP-binding protein, with protein MFRFFENLVDPYAPWEQSDTPPRRLWPFLKGFVRPFRKVFAITGLMSVLNASVEVLLIWYVGRLVDVLAEGSPQAVWDSHGWEILAVGAGILILRPLVAGLDVALLHNTILPNFGTLIRWRAHHHVLRQPVGWFESDFAGRIANRIMQTPPAAGDAVFQTFDAGAFAITTVIGAVAVLADADPRLTLPLLAWLALYILLMRWTIRHAGPASKASSDARSAVTGRVVDAYTNIHAVKLFAHHDRELNYAREAIETARTTFQKEMRIITRMDVALTLLNGALITSVTGWAILLWYQGQASVGIVAASTALVLRLNNMTYWIMWATSSLVQALGVVAEGMETIAQPIALTDRPGAKPLRLTEGRIEIREVSHHYGRGSGGLDRISLAIRPGEKVGIVGRSGAGKSTLVKLMLRFYDPEGGRILIDGQDVTEVTQDSLRRVIGMVQQDSSLLHRSVRDNILYGRPEASEAEMILAAKRAEAHDFILTLEDPEGRRGYDAHVGERGVKLSGGQRQRVGLARVILKNAPILILDEATSALDSEVEAAIQQTLYGVMEGKTVIAIAHRLSTIAAMDRIVVLEEGRVAETGSHAELLARDGLYARFWTRQSGGFIGTEDAAE; from the coding sequence ATGTTCCGCTTCTTCGAGAATCTGGTCGATCCCTACGCGCCATGGGAGCAGAGCGACACGCCCCCGCGGCGGCTCTGGCCGTTCCTGAAGGGTTTTGTCCGGCCGTTCCGCAAGGTCTTCGCGATCACCGGCCTGATGTCGGTTCTCAATGCCTCGGTCGAGGTGCTGCTGATCTGGTATGTCGGCCGACTGGTGGATGTGCTGGCCGAAGGCTCGCCGCAGGCCGTGTGGGACAGCCACGGGTGGGAGATCCTCGCCGTGGGCGCCGGCATCCTGATCCTGCGCCCGCTGGTGGCGGGGCTGGACGTGGCGCTTCTGCACAACACGATCCTGCCGAACTTCGGCACGCTGATCCGGTGGCGGGCGCACCACCACGTCCTGCGCCAGCCGGTCGGCTGGTTCGAGAGCGACTTCGCCGGCCGGATCGCCAACCGCATCATGCAGACCCCGCCCGCGGCGGGCGATGCGGTATTCCAGACCTTCGATGCGGGGGCCTTCGCGATCACCACGGTGATCGGCGCGGTGGCGGTGCTGGCCGATGCCGATCCGCGCCTGACGCTGCCGCTGCTGGCGTGGCTCGCGCTCTACATCCTGCTCATGCGCTGGACGATCCGCCATGCGGGTCCGGCGTCGAAAGCTTCGTCGGACGCGCGGTCGGCCGTCACCGGGCGGGTAGTCGATGCCTATACCAACATCCATGCGGTGAAGCTGTTCGCCCATCACGACCGCGAACTGAACTATGCGCGCGAGGCGATCGAGACCGCCCGCACCACCTTCCAGAAGGAGATGCGGATCATCACCCGGATGGACGTGGCGCTGACGCTGCTGAACGGCGCGCTCATCACCTCGGTCACCGGCTGGGCGATCCTGCTCTGGTATCAGGGGCAGGCAAGCGTGGGCATCGTCGCCGCCTCCACCGCGCTGGTGCTGCGGCTGAACAACATGACCTACTGGATCATGTGGGCGACGAGTTCGCTGGTGCAGGCGCTGGGCGTGGTGGCCGAGGGGATGGAGACCATCGCCCAGCCCATCGCGCTGACCGACCGGCCCGGTGCCAAGCCGCTTCGCCTGACCGAGGGCCGGATCGAGATCCGCGAGGTCTCGCATCACTACGGCCGCGGATCGGGCGGACTCGACCGGATCTCGCTGGCGATCCGGCCGGGCGAGAAGGTGGGCATCGTCGGCCGCTCGGGCGCGGGGAAGTCCACGCTGGTCAAGCTGATGCTGCGCTTCTACGACCCCGAGGGCGGGCGCATCCTGATCGACGGGCAGGACGTGACCGAGGTCACGCAGGACTCGCTCCGCCGCGTGATCGGCATGGTCCAGCAGGATTCGAGCCTCCTGCACCGCTCGGTGCGCGACAACATCCTCTACGGCCGGCCCGAGGCCAGCGAGGCCGAGATGATCCTGGCCGCGAAACGCGCCGAGGCGCATGACTTCATCCTGACGCTCGAGGACCCCGAGGGCCGCAGGGGCTATGACGCACATGTCGGCGAGCGCGGGGTGAAGCTTTCGGGCGGGCAGCGCCAGCGGGTGGGGCTGGCGCGGGTGATCCTGAAGAACGCGCCGATCCTGATCCTCGACGAGGCGACCTCGGCACTGGACAGCGAGGTCGAGGCGGCGATCCAGCAGACGCTTTACGGCGTGATGGAGGGCAAGACCGTCATCGCCATCGCGCACCGCCTGTCGACCATCGCCGCGATGGACCGGATCGTGGTGCTGGAGGAAGGCCGCGTGGCCGAGACCGGCAGCCATGCCGAGCTTCTGGCGCGTGACGGGCTATATGCGCGGTTCTGGACACGGCAGTCCGGCGGCTTCATCGGCACCGAGGATGCGGCGGAATGA
- a CDS encoding Hsp33 family molecular chaperone HslO — MTIGSQIAWDDTVLPFQLDRSDIRGRVARLDGVLEEVLSKHDYPPQIEALVAEASLLTALIGQTIKLRWKLSLQIRGNGAVKMIATDYYGPSEDGQPARIRAYANFAPDQFDPEGAAFDQLGEGYFAILIDQGQGMVPYQGITPIAGGSLTSCAETYFAQSEQLPTRFALSFGRSTSNGTTHWRGGGVMLQHMPKASPGVAGEGGSGEGGLLQHHDILDGEEGENWTRANLLLDTVEDLELVGPSVQPTDLLVRLFHEEAPRVFDAQPLRFGCSCSADRVRESLSIYSPEEIGEMTTDEGLLTADCQFCGAHYEFDPATLGTGARGHDA; from the coding sequence ATGACCATTGGTTCACAGATCGCCTGGGACGATACCGTCCTGCCGTTCCAGCTTGACCGCTCGGACATCCGCGGCCGCGTCGCGCGGCTGGACGGGGTGCTCGAGGAGGTGCTGTCGAAACACGACTACCCGCCGCAGATCGAGGCGCTGGTCGCCGAAGCCTCGCTTCTGACGGCGCTGATCGGCCAGACCATCAAGCTGCGCTGGAAGCTGTCGCTGCAGATCCGCGGCAACGGCGCGGTCAAGATGATCGCGACGGATTACTATGGCCCGTCCGAGGACGGCCAGCCCGCGCGCATCCGCGCCTATGCCAATTTCGCGCCCGATCAGTTCGACCCGGAGGGCGCGGCCTTCGACCAGTTGGGCGAGGGCTACTTTGCCATCCTGATCGATCAGGGGCAGGGGATGGTGCCTTATCAGGGCATCACGCCCATCGCCGGAGGCTCGCTCACCTCCTGCGCCGAGACCTATTTCGCGCAGTCCGAGCAGCTTCCGACCCGTTTCGCGCTGTCCTTCGGCCGGTCCACCTCGAACGGAACGACCCACTGGCGGGGCGGCGGCGTGATGCTCCAGCACATGCCGAAGGCCTCTCCGGGCGTCGCGGGCGAGGGCGGCTCGGGCGAGGGCGGGCTGCTCCAGCATCACGACATCCTCGACGGCGAGGAGGGCGAGAACTGGACGCGGGCCAACCTGCTGCTCGACACGGTCGAGGATCTGGAACTGGTCGGGCCCTCGGTGCAGCCGACCGACCTGCTGGTGCGCCTGTTCCACGAAGAGGCGCCGCGGGTGTTCGATGCCCAGCCACTGCGCTTCGGCTGCTCGTGCTCGGCCGACCGGGTGCGGGAATCGCTCTCGATCTACTCGCCCGAGGAGATCGGCGAGATGACGACGGACGAGGGCCTGCTGACGGCGGACTGCCAGTTCTGCGGCGCGCATTACGAGTTCGACCCGGCAACGCTGGGCACCGGAGCGCGGGGCCATGATGCCTGA
- a CDS encoding PP2C family protein-serine/threonine phosphatase, whose translation MQRHVLIVDDSRAQRRVLALSLQRWGYRVSEAGSATEALEMCREPGIDIVLSDWMMPGMSGLEFCRRLRALPREGYCYFILLTSRSGTGEVVDGLDGGADDYLVKPVAPDELRARLRAGERVLGMQTELVEKNQLLEGALDELRKIYDSLDSDLIEARKLQQTLVRERHRRFGNSTATLLMRQSGHVGGDLVGCFEIASRRLALYSVDVSGHGVASAIMTARLAGLLSGASPDQNFALTGGNCYRCKGRQTWAPEQVATRFNAMMLDDLQVDQYFTMVYAEVDLDTGELDLVQAGHPHPMVLRTDGRVELLGQGGLPVGLLHDAVYERVETRLLPGDRLFLLSDGVTECPDAEGNELGEDGLARLLRANAGLRSEELMEALVWNLHERMGGADFRDDVSGVMFDYNS comes from the coding sequence GTGCAGCGGCATGTGCTGATCGTGGATGACAGCCGGGCGCAGCGACGCGTCCTCGCCCTGTCGCTCCAGCGTTGGGGCTACCGGGTCAGCGAGGCGGGCAGCGCGACCGAGGCGCTGGAGATGTGCCGCGAGCCGGGCATCGACATCGTGCTGAGCGACTGGATGATGCCGGGCATGTCCGGGCTGGAGTTCTGCCGGCGGCTCCGCGCCCTCCCGCGCGAGGGGTATTGCTACTTCATCCTTCTCACTTCGCGCTCCGGCACGGGGGAGGTGGTCGACGGGCTCGACGGCGGGGCCGACGACTATCTCGTGAAGCCCGTGGCGCCCGACGAGCTGCGCGCCCGGCTTCGCGCCGGCGAACGCGTGCTCGGCATGCAGACGGAGCTGGTCGAGAAGAACCAGCTGCTCGAAGGTGCGCTCGACGAGCTGCGCAAGATCTACGATTCGCTGGACAGCGACCTGATCGAGGCGCGGAAGCTGCAGCAGACGCTGGTCCGCGAGCGTCACCGCCGCTTCGGGAACTCGACGGCCACGCTTCTGATGCGGCAGTCCGGCCATGTCGGCGGCGATCTCGTCGGCTGCTTCGAGATCGCGAGCCGGCGGCTTGCGCTTTATTCGGTGGACGTGTCGGGCCATGGCGTCGCCTCGGCGATCATGACGGCGCGGCTGGCCGGGCTGCTGTCCGGCGCCTCGCCCGACCAGAACTTCGCGCTGACCGGTGGAAACTGCTATCGCTGCAAGGGGCGGCAGACCTGGGCGCCGGAACAGGTGGCCACGCGCTTCAACGCGATGATGCTGGATGACCTTCAGGTCGACCAGTATTTCACAATGGTCTATGCCGAGGTCGATCTGGACACGGGCGAGCTTGATCTGGTGCAGGCGGGCCATCCCCATCCCATGGTGCTGCGGACCGACGGCCGGGTGGAGCTTCTGGGGCAGGGCGGCCTGCCCGTCGGTCTGCTGCACGACGCGGTCTACGAGCGGGTGGAAACCCGGCTTCTGCCCGGCGACCGGCTGTTCCTGCTCTCGGACGGCGTGACGGAATGCCCTGACGCCGAGGGTAACGAACTCGGCGAGGACGGTCTGGCCCGGCTGTTGCGCGCCAATGCCGGCCTGCGGTCCGAGGAACTGATGGAGGCCCTCGTCTGGAACCTGCACGAGCGCATGGGGGGCGCGGACTTCCGCGATGATGTGTCCGGCGTGATGTTCGACTACAACAGCTAG
- a CDS encoding CCA tRNA nucleotidyltransferase → MRIAGDWLTHGATQRFCAALVGAGYRALFVGGCVRNALLGVPVADIDLSTDARPETVNALAEAAGFRVVPTGVDHGTVTVIAEGVPHEVTTFRRDVETFGRHATIAFSEDVAEDAARRDFTMNALYAEPSGEVIDPLGGLPDLIARRVRFVGDASQRIREDYLRILRFFRFHAIYGDPSGGLDAEGLAACAALADGIEQLSRERVGAEMRKLLSAADPAPAVAAMDHAGVLRHVLPGADPRALPVLVHLEDGRAPDWLCRLASLGGEEAAERLRLSRADTLALAKLRSAAVAGASPAELGYRLGCRLGAGAVLVRAALLEAPPPSGWEEALARGAAARFPLRAADLMPELEGPALGARLRELEERWIASDFQLTRDALLG, encoded by the coding sequence ATGAGGATCGCGGGCGACTGGCTGACCCACGGCGCGACGCAACGGTTCTGCGCCGCGCTCGTCGGGGCTGGCTACCGGGCGCTGTTCGTTGGCGGTTGCGTGCGCAATGCCCTGCTGGGCGTGCCGGTCGCGGACATCGACCTGTCCACCGACGCCCGGCCCGAGACGGTCAACGCGCTGGCCGAGGCGGCCGGCTTCCGTGTCGTGCCCACCGGCGTTGACCACGGCACGGTCACGGTGATCGCCGAGGGCGTCCCGCACGAGGTCACCACCTTCCGCCGGGATGTCGAGACCTTCGGCCGTCACGCCACCATCGCCTTCTCCGAGGACGTGGCCGAGGATGCGGCGCGGCGCGACTTCACCATGAACGCGCTTTATGCCGAGCCCTCGGGCGAGGTGATCGACCCGCTCGGCGGGCTGCCCGACCTGATCGCGCGCCGGGTGCGGTTCGTGGGCGACGCGAGCCAGCGGATCCGCGAGGATTACCTGCGCATCCTGCGCTTCTTCCGGTTCCACGCGATCTATGGCGATCCGAGCGGCGGATTGGACGCCGAGGGTCTCGCGGCCTGTGCCGCGCTGGCCGACGGGATCGAGCAGCTCTCACGCGAGCGGGTGGGGGCCGAGATGCGCAAGCTGCTGTCGGCGGCCGATCCGGCGCCGGCGGTGGCCGCAATGGATCATGCGGGCGTGCTGCGCCACGTCCTGCCCGGTGCCGACCCCCGCGCCCTGCCGGTTCTGGTGCATCTGGAGGATGGCCGCGCGCCCGACTGGCTTTGCCGGCTTGCCAGTCTTGGCGGTGAAGAAGCGGCCGAGCGTCTGCGGCTGTCGCGCGCGGATACGCTGGCGCTTGCGAAGCTGCGGAGCGCTGCTGTGGCGGGGGCTTCGCCCGCGGAACTCGGCTACCGGCTGGGGTGCCGGCTGGGGGCCGGCGCGGTTCTCGTCCGTGCCGCGCTGCTGGAGGCTCCGCCGCCCTCGGGCTGGGAGGAGGCGCTGGCCCGCGGGGCCGCGGCGCGCTTCCCGCTGCGCGCGGCGGACCTGATGCCCGAGCTCGAAGGGCCTGCGCTGGGGGCGCGGCTGCGCGAACTGGAAGAGCGTTGGATCGCCTCGGACTTCCAGCTGACACGGGACGCGCTGCTGGGCTGA